The segment AAATCTCTTATTATGGGATTTATATTAACTCATTTATTAGAAGCTATCAAATCAAATTTTGAAGAGCGAAACGAGCATAAATTAAATCACATAATCTTAATAGAAGAAGCGCATAGGCTTCTTAGCAAATATGAGCCTGGCGATAGTATGAATAAAAAGCAAGGTGTAGAAGTATTTACCGATATGCTTGCTGAGATTAGAAAATATGGTGAGTGTTTGATGATAGCAGACCAAATACCAAACAAACTAGCACCTGAAGTTCTAAAAAACACAAATACAAAAATTGTTCATAGAATATTTGCAGCCGATGATAAAAAGGCAATAGGAAATACAATGGCGCTAGAAGATGAACAAAGCGATTTTCTAAGCAAATTAAGAGTGGGTGAAGCTATAGTTTTTAGCGGTGGATTTAATAAATCTGTATCAGTCAAAATCAATCAAAGCTCCAAAACCACTGACAAAATCCTAGACAAAGAGCTAATCAAGCAATCTGCTTTGGAATTCTACACACAAAACGCCAAAAGCGGAATACTCATCGGCTCAGATATCATACAAAATCCAACCAAAGATGATATGCTCAAGCTATTTGAACTACAAAAAGAAGGTGTAAAAGATCTAGTAAAACAGATCAGACAAGACGGAACAAAGATAACTACCTCCCAAAAAGAGTTGAGAAAATTCATCGATAATGGGGTTAGTATTGATATTTTGGTGAGAATTTTTATGGTTGAGAATTCGATTTTGGCTCAATATACAGATGAGATAAAAGAGTATTTAGATAAATATTTAAACAACTCTTTCTTAGCAAAAGATACAAAAAAATTTGGGGATATATTCAGAGATGCATAACCTTCTAATCCTATACAACCCAAGATATAATAGCGATTTGATAAAGGCGCATTTAGAACTCCTAAAGGAGTGTGGCAAGGTGGCATTTGGCAAGGTACGAGTCAAAAACAACAATATGCCACACCCCTTTAAGGGCGAATTAGAAAAGATATATAATGATACAAATCCTGATAGCTTCACTCAGCTTTTTATCACTGATTATTCAAATTTATATGTCGCTAAGGTGGTAAAGATCAGTAGCGATGACCACACCGCCATAGCGCCTAAGTATTATCAAGAGCAAAATTTGCTAGTAGAGAGCTGGTTTGTCATCACAGATATGCGTGAAATTTATAGAAATGAATTTGAGAGTGTTAGGGATTATTTTTTGTCCCGTATCACCTTGCCTTTGCGTGATAATCACACCTACGCCCTATATGGCAATAACTATGTATATCCACTCATCATCGACCAAGACCAAAACTATTTCGAAGATGAAACCCTACACCACACAGATATCTATAAAACCAAAAAATATCTAAAAACCAAAAAAACCCTATCTAGATACTGCTTTGGCACAAATATCGATAAACTGATGAGCGATACCATAGATGCGGTAGTTTTGGCCGAGATCGAATACATACAAAACCAAAAAAATATGCTAAATGATTTTAGCTCTATTTTGGTGAAGTATTCTAAGAGCGTTGAGAGAGAATTTTACTCTCTTTTTAAAGCTCTTTTTGCCTATTTGTGTTATCATAATCCTGGACTTTTAACCATCAGATATGATGTCCAAGGTATAAAATATCAGCTAAAAGATATTTTCACACATAAACCAAATTTAGGCTCATATGGCTATTTGATGAAGCAAAGCGAGATATCTAGCACCTTTGAAAACCTAGTCCCAAATGATATAAAAAATGGCTTTTATTATAAAATACTTAATTTTATGTATATTTTAAAAGATATTAGAAACGAAAATATCCACGGCAAAAACGCCACCATAAAAGAGACCCAAAAGATCAGAAATGCGATCCTAGGCATAGGTCAAGAGAGTATTTTGATAACTTGTTTGGAGCTAAAATCCAAGCTAAATGCCCTATCCAAAAAGTCCAAAATAGATCGCTCAAAACAAATTTAAAAAAGGAGAGAAAATGAACGGCTTTGTCCCACATATCCAAACCCTAAAATGCCCAAAATGTGGCAAGAAAAAGGTGATCACCGCTGGCTGTGTAATTAATTTTTATTCTTGTCCAAAATGCGATACAATAATGATCCCTTCTAGCGGAAATTTCATAGATAAACTCATAGGCAAACTCAAAGGCGGCCGATGAATTCCAACAGCTCAAATGGCGAAAATATGATCCGCAGACTCATGATAATGCTAAAAATGCTATATCTGGGTCAAGGGCTAAATCCTAGCGAGCTTTGTAGTGAGTTTAATCTTAGTTTGCGAACCATGCAAAGAGACATCGCGCGCTTAAAAGAGTATTGCGCCCTAGATATACAAAAAGCCAAAGATGGAAAATACTATATCTCACGCACAGAATACGAAGATGGATTGCTAAGCTTTGGGGATATCAAAACCTTCGCCAAAAGAAGCGGCGTAGCCGATCTATACCCCAAGCTCGACACCCCAATGATAGCCGATATACTAAGCGCCACAATCTCTAAAAGCCTTATCGTATCAAGCGAACCAAAGCAAGACTCCAAAGAGTTAAAAGATCTATTTGAGCTACTAAGCAATGCTATTTTAGAACACTGCGTGATCAGCTTTTATTACAATGGCTCACAGCGCACCATCAAACCCTATAAGCTCATAAATACAGCTGGCGTCTGGTATCTCCTAGGCGATGAAAAGGCCAAATTAAAGCACTTCACCCTATCTAAAATCAAAAGCTACAAGTCACTAGACCAGCACTTCACCCCCTCAAATACATTTTTAAAACGAATAGAATCTAATAATCTCAAATGGTTTAACACTAGCCTAAAAAACGCTAGAATCCTAGTTTCTCCCAAAGCCAAAGAGTATTTTGGGCGTAAGCAAGTATTTAAAAGCTACAAATTAATCAAAGATGATGAAAATGGAATTTTGCTAAATGTAGAGTTTGCTTTTGATAATGAGCTATTAAACATTATAAAAGCTTGGATCCCATATATCAAAATCATAGAACCCAAAGAGCTAGAGACAAAGCTAAAAGATATCTTAAAATCCTATATAAATGATGAACCAATAAGCAATCTAGCTTAATCCGCCGCCATTTTTGCGGTGAATTTTTAGCCATTACAACTGCGGCGAATTTGATCGACCTCGCCGCAAGAAAGCCAAATTTAACCAAATATTGTATTTAAAATTGTAAAATAATACCCAAATTTCACTTCTAAGGATAAATATGTTAAATCTTCTTTTTAAGTCGCTTTTTGCTTTGGCTGTGCTTGTAGTATTCATCGCCGGTGTGGTATTTGATGCGAAATTTCTATCTCAAGATCAATTTAGCGATAAAGAGCTTAAATTTAATCGCTTGATTCAAGAGAGCATGGATTTCATTCCTGATGGATTTAGCGCTAGTATCAATATAGAATCCGCAAATTCCCTACGCACCAAAACCCAAATCGCACCTGATGAGCTAGAAATCATCACCGCCACGCTAGATAAAGCACTAAATCTAACCAAAGATTCTCAAATTTGTAAAGCCGCCACCTACTCAATCGAGCCAAGCTATAGCTACAATGATGGCGCTAGGATTATCAGTGGTCAGTTAGTGAATTTCAATGTTAAATGCGAATTTGATAAGCAAAATATCCAAAAATATGAAGAGCTAATCACCGCCCTAAATAGTCTAATCAAAAATAATGAATTTATAACGATGAATCTACCAGCTATAAGCCAATCATCATCAAACTTACTAAAAACCCAAAATAGCGAAATACTCCACTCAAAAATCCTAAATACCGCTATATCCAAAGCCGAGTCCTACTCCAAAGAGCTAAACAAAAACTGCCTATTAAATAGCGTGGATTTCAGCACTCCAAGTCGCATAGAAGCCTACGCAAATTTAAAATCAGCCGCCACGCCAACAGAGTCTAAACATACCCAAACCCTATCAGCCCTAGCTACATATAGTTGTAAATAATCCCCCATAGGGGGACGCCCCACAACAATGAAATTTCTGGCTTTGAGTTTAATTTTCACACATAAGCAAATTTAGTTATAATCCAAATTTCGCCAAAAAAATAGAATTTACCAACAAATAAAATTCAGCCACGATAGTGGAATTCCGCCAGTAATAATGGGAATTTAGCTTTGAATAATTTGAATTTAATTTATAATAAGTTTCAAATAATCCCCAACTCCACTAAAACAGGGGCAAATCTCGATCAAAAGGCTAAATTCACCGCAATAATAGAATTCCAAGCTTTAAATTCAGTTTTCACCAGCAAACAAAATTTCACCAAAACAACGAAATTCAGCCACGATAGTGAAATTTCACTCACAAATGAAATTCCACACACCCCAAGGGCGCTTTTATCTACCCCAAAGGGTACTTTTGGTTATCCCAAAGCGCTTTTGGCCGCTTCGCTCATACGCTTACCATCGCAAGCAGAGCCGATGGAATCTTTGGCTAGTTTCATTAATTTGCCTAAATCCTTAATCCCATTTAAGCCATTTTGCGCTATCAGCTCTGATATTTTCGCCTTTAACTCATCATCGCTAAGCTGTTTTGGGAGATATCTAGAGATTATCTCTATCTCGCCAAGCTCCTTTTGCGCTAAATCATCTCTACCGCCGTTTTTATACTGCGTGGCTGAGTCATTTCGGCGTTTGATTTCGCTTTGTAAAATTGTAAAGATTCTAGCGTCATCTAGCTCCACTCTCTCATCAACTTCAATCTGCTTAAATGCCGAGTTTATCATACGCAAGGTATCTCTCTCAAAGCCATTTCCAGACTTCATAGCTGATTTAATATCATTTAAAATTTGCTCTTTTATACTCATTTTAACTCCTTTAAATTTAGTTCTTTAGCGATAAAAAGCCCCTCACGAAGCCCATCATCTATAACAATACAAGATTTATTAGGCAAGATATCAAGCAAAATCTCGCACCCCTTTACTACCAAATCCGCTCTATTTTTGCCTACTAATTCATCTTTATTTGTAGTGGTTTTTAACAAATTAGCCACATAAATCAGATCATCTTTATCGATTTTGGCACCATTTATCATTTTGGCATTGTAATTCTCATAATTCATCCCACGCTTAATAGCCAAAGCCGTGGTAGGAACCCCTGAAGTTAAGATAATATTATCAAATTCAAACTCGTCTATATATCTCTTAGCTTCTTCTATTAAAGCGCTTTTATCACTCTGCAACGCTGTGATAATACCAAACTCAAAACTACGCCCCAAATCCCTAAAACTAATCTCCGTGCTAGCCCCACCAAGGTCGATTAAAAGAGAGTTGTCGATATTTAAAGATAATATTTTAGCACGATTTTCCACCCCAACCCTGGTCAAAAACGCCTCTAATTCACCGCTAATTATCTTAAATTCAATCCCAAATTTATCCCTAATATCCCTAAAAAATTCGCTAGAATTCGCCGCTTCTCTAAAGGCTTGCGTAGCAACCGCAACACTAAAATCAAATTTTGCCTCACTCACAAGCTCACTAATAGCTAGCCTAATCCTATCCATCGCATCATTAGCCAAACCCTTTGAGCCTAGCCCCCTAGCAGAGCCAACTATCCGCTCAAAGCTATACTCACACTCGAAATTTCCGCTACCCAATCTACGCATTTTACAGGCTCTAATCGTGTTGCTACCAAGGTCAATTGCGATCACTTAAATACTCCTTTATAGCCCCTATTTTAAGCCTTTTTAGCTCATCTCCATACGCTTTGTCAGTCGCCTTGATACTAGTGGTATCAATATGCGGTGAGAATTTAAAATCATAAATTCCCAAATCCTTTGCCATCTTAATTCTAGCTTTGCTATCAAGCCCAAGCCAGTTAGATAGTGGCATATCTAGGGCGATTTTCATCATATTAAATTTACTAATTTTTGTAAAAAATGGCTGTTTATATGATATTGAGTATGAATTTGGCAAGGCAAGACTAGATAATAACTCCTTGCCATTAATGCCGTAATAATTAACAAGATAGTATAAAAATGAAGCCTTATTTGTGCTAATTTTGCTAGAAATTAATCTAAAAAATCCATCATCAAATCGCACCCCAAAAAGCCTTTTATCTAAATTTAGCTCTCTTAAAAGCTCAGCACCTAATCTTTGAAATTTAGAGGCAAAAAACTTCTCAAGCTCCATACTTATCCTATTTAAGCTTAAATCATTAATATCGATTTCACGCATCAAACTCAAACTTCTTGGCTCACAACTTAGATTAAACCTAGAGACAAAACCAACCGCACGCAAAACTCTTAAGCTATCTTCGCTAAAGCTAGATGGATTGGTAATTTTAAGCCTTTTAGCCCTTAAATCGCCAATCCCACCCCAAAAATCCAAAACTTCACCACTAAAGATATTTACCATAATCGAATTCATAGTAAAATCCCTACGCAAGCTAGCGCTCAACTCATCGTTACAATACTCTACGCTAAAGCCCTTATGACCAAATCCGCTTTTAGACTCCCTTCTAGGCAGACTTAAATCATAATTTTTAAGCTTATAGACAAAATAGCTCTTACCAACGCCTGTAGCACCACAACGCTTCATAATAGAGTCAAATTCAATCGGATCTATATCATAAATTTCAATATCATAATCCTTAGAGCCAATCCCCAAAATCAGATCACGCACCGATCCGCCGACTAAATAGGCTCGTTTTGTGTGGTTTGAAAGTAGATTTTTGATCTCGTTTAAATCACTATTTTGAGAGATTTGATAGCCTATTTTCGATACTCGCAAGCGCAAATTCCAAAAATTTAATTGTCATATCAAGCCTAAAGGCGCTATTGCTCTCATCTGCACTATTAAGCCCTTCAAACAAAACCCCTATTCTCTCTTTTAATCCTTGTAGATATAGCATCTCATTTGAGCCGATATTTTCATCTTTTGGCTTTTCATCTTTTAATTTTTCTTGGCTATCAATTGAGGCGATATTTGCCGCTAGGGCCTCTTTGATCTCTGTTTTGCTAGCCGGCTCTTTTATGCTAATTTCAGGTTTAGGCGGATTGCTTAGAGTTTGTGGCTCTTTAGCAAGATTAAATTCACTCTTCAATGGCTCTTTTTTGGTAAAATTATTTGGTTT is part of the Campylobacter lanienae NCTC 13004 genome and harbors:
- a CDS encoding HP0729 family protein, with product MHNLLILYNPRYNSDLIKAHLELLKECGKVAFGKVRVKNNNMPHPFKGELEKIYNDTNPDSFTQLFITDYSNLYVAKVVKISSDDHTAIAPKYYQEQNLLVESWFVITDMREIYRNEFESVRDYFLSRITLPLRDNHTYALYGNNYVYPLIIDQDQNYFEDETLHHTDIYKTKKYLKTKKTLSRYCFGTNIDKLMSDTIDAVVLAEIEYIQNQKNMLNDFSSILVKYSKSVEREFYSLFKALFAYLCYHNPGLLTIRYDVQGIKYQLKDIFTHKPNLGSYGYLMKQSEISSTFENLVPNDIKNGFYYKILNFMYILKDIRNENIHGKNATIKETQKIRNAILGIGQESILITCLELKSKLNALSKKSKIDRSKQI
- a CDS encoding helix-turn-helix transcriptional regulator, with translation MNSNSSNGENMIRRLMIMLKMLYLGQGLNPSELCSEFNLSLRTMQRDIARLKEYCALDIQKAKDGKYYISRTEYEDGLLSFGDIKTFAKRSGVADLYPKLDTPMIADILSATISKSLIVSSEPKQDSKELKDLFELLSNAILEHCVISFYYNGSQRTIKPYKLINTAGVWYLLGDEKAKLKHFTLSKIKSYKSLDQHFTPSNTFLKRIESNNLKWFNTSLKNARILVSPKAKEYFGRKQVFKSYKLIKDDENGILLNVEFAFDNELLNIIKAWIPYIKIIEPKELETKLKDILKSYINDEPISNLA
- a CDS encoding SIMPL domain-containing protein (The SIMPL domain is named for its presence in mouse protein SIMPL (signalling molecule that associates with mouse pelle-like kinase). Bacterial member BP26, from Brucella, was shown to assemble into a channel-like structure, while YggE from E. coli has been associated with resistance to oxidative stress.), which produces MLNLLFKSLFALAVLVVFIAGVVFDAKFLSQDQFSDKELKFNRLIQESMDFIPDGFSASINIESANSLRTKTQIAPDELEIITATLDKALNLTKDSQICKAATYSIEPSYSYNDGARIISGQLVNFNVKCEFDKQNIQKYEELITALNSLIKNNEFITMNLPAISQSSSNLLKTQNSEILHSKILNTAISKAESYSKELNKNCLLNSVDFSTPSRIEAYANLKSAATPTESKHTQTLSALATYSCK
- a CDS encoding GatB/YqeY domain-containing protein produces the protein MSIKEQILNDIKSAMKSGNGFERDTLRMINSAFKQIEVDERVELDDARIFTILQSEIKRRNDSATQYKNGGRDDLAQKELGEIEIISRYLPKQLSDDELKAKISELIAQNGLNGIKDLGKLMKLAKDSIGSACDGKRMSEAAKSALG
- a CDS encoding phosphatase yields the protein MIAIDLGSNTIRACKMRRLGSGNFECEYSFERIVGSARGLGSKGLANDAMDRIRLAISELVSEAKFDFSVAVATQAFREAANSSEFFRDIRDKFGIEFKIISGELEAFLTRVGVENRAKILSLNIDNSLLIDLGGASTEISFRDLGRSFEFGIITALQSDKSALIEEAKRYIDEFEFDNIILTSGVPTTALAIKRGMNYENYNAKMINGAKIDKDDLIYVANLLKTTTNKDELVGKNRADLVVKGCEILLDILPNKSCIVIDDGLREGLFIAKELNLKELK
- a CDS encoding CCA tRNA nucleotidyltransferase, with protein sequence MRVSKIGYQISQNSDLNEIKNLLSNHTKRAYLVGGSVRDLILGIGSKDYDIEIYDIDPIEFDSIMKRCGATGVGKSYFVYKLKNYDLSLPRRESKSGFGHKGFSVEYCNDELSASLRRDFTMNSIMVNIFSGEVLDFWGGIGDLRAKRLKITNPSSFSEDSLRVLRAVGFVSRFNLSCEPRSLSLMREIDINDLSLNRISMELEKFFASKFQRLGAELLRELNLDKRLFGVRFDDGFFRLISSKISTNKASFLYYLVNYYGINGKELLSSLALPNSYSISYKQPFFTKISKFNMMKIALDMPLSNWLGLDSKARIKMAKDLGIYDFKFSPHIDTTSIKATDKAYGDELKRLKIGAIKEYLSDRN
- a CDS encoding CiaD-like domain-containing protein, which encodes MRLEEIAKFTIDEVNAELQGASDAVAKNGFIVEEANEYKPNNFTKKEPLKSEFNLAKEPQTLSNPPKPEISIKEPASKTEIKEALAANIASIDSQEKLKDEKPKDENIGSNEMLYLQGLKERIGVLFEGLNSADESNSAFRLDMTIKFLEFALASIENRLSNLSK